The Deltaproteobacteria bacterium DNA segment CCGGACGTCCGGCCGCGGCGAGCATCTCGCTGCGCGTCTGGCCGCGCTCGGCTGCCCGGACACCCGCGCGATCACCCTGGCCGCCCTGGCCGGGGGCGACCCGCTCGCCGACGCCGCGCTGGTGGTCAACACCACGCCCCTCGGCCTCGGTGGGGCCGGCCCCGCGCTCCGCTACGCGGCGAGCCCGCCGCGCTGCCTTTTCGTCGACCTGGTCTACGGCGCCGAGCCGACGCCCTTCCTCGCGGCGGCCGCGCGCGCCCGCCGCCCGACGCTCGACGGCGCACCCATGCTCCTCCATCAGGGGGCGCTCGCCTTCGAGGCCTGGACCGGCCGGCGTGCGCCGCTCACCGCGATGGCGCGCGCGCTGGGCGATGCCGGGCTCGTCTTGACTCAGCAACGGGCGGCGCGTACCGTCCGCGCTCGCCGCCCTCCGAGACCATGAGCTCCCGGCTCGGAGACCTCCTCCAGCGACGCGGTGACCTCACCGCCGAGCAGCTTGCGCGCGCGCTCGATCAGCAGCGCGAGCAGGGCGGCGCGCTCTCGACGCATCTCGTGCGCCTCGGCTTCATCACCGAGGAGAAGCTCCTCTCCTACCTCCAGCGCGAGTACCGGCTCCCGGTGGTGGACCTCGGGTCGCTCGACGTGCCGCGCGAGGTGCTGAGCGTCGTCCCGCAGGCGCTCGTGCTGAAGCACCATCTCATCCCGACCAACCTCGTCCGCTCGACCCTCACCCTCGCCATGGCCGACCCGTCGAACCTGATGGCCATCAACGAGGTCAAGTTCCTCACCGGCTACGACGTCAAGGTCGCGGTGGCCGCGCCTGCCGCGCTCCAGCAGGCGATCGAGCGCTACTACGAGGCCAACACCAGCTACCAGGACGTCCTCGACCAGATCGGCAACGAGGACGTCGAGCTCGTCCGCACCGACGACGACGTCGATCTCAAGGACCTCGAGCGCGCCACCGAGGAGGCGCCGGTCGTGCGCCTGGTGAACGCCGTCATGACCGACGCGATCCGCAAGCGCGCGAGCGACATCCACATCGAGCCGTACGAGAAGGTGCTCCGCATCCGCTTCCGGATCGACGGCGTGCTCTACGAGATCATGCAGCCGCCGCTGCGGCTGAAGAACGCCATCACCTCGCGCATCAAGGTCATGGCCAACCTCGACATCGCCGAGCGCCGCCTCCCGCAGGACGGGCGCATCAAGATGAAGCTCTCGGGCAACAAGGAGATGGACTTCCGGGTGTCGGTGCTGCCGACCATGGCGGGCGAGAAGGTCGTGCTCCGGCTCCTCGACAAGTCGAACCTGCAGCTCGACATGACCAAGCTCGGCTTCGAGGAGCAGGCTCTCAAGAATTTCAAGGACGCGATCTCCAAGCCCTTCGGCATGGTGCTCGTGACCGGCCCGACCGGCAGCGGCAAGACGACCACGCTCTACTCGGCGCTGGCCGAGCTGAACAAGGTGACCACCAACATCTCGACCGCCGAGGACCCCGTCGAGTTCAACCTGGTCGGCATCAACCAGGTGCAGATGCACGAGGAGATCGGTCTCAACTTCGCGGCGGCACTGCGCGCCTTCCTGCGCCAGGACCCCGACGTCATCATGGTGGGCGAGATCCGCGACTTCGAGACAGCCGAGATCGGCATCAAGGCGGCCCTCACCGGCCATCTCGTCCTCTCGACCCTCCACACGAACGACGCGCCGTCCACCGTCAACCGGCTGCTCAACATGGGCGTCGAGCCGTTCCTGGTCGCGAGCTCGGTCAATATCATCCTCGCGCAGCGCCTCGCCCGCGTCATCTGCGCGCACTGCAAGGAGCCGAACCCGGTGGGCGTCGAGGTCCTGCGCGAGATGGGCTGGACGGGCGAGCCCTTCACGCCCTGCCGCGGCGCGGGCTGCTCGAACTGCGGCGGCACCGGCTTCAAGGGGCGCATCGCGCTCTACGAGGTCATGCCGATGAGCGACGCCGTGCGCGAGCAGATCCTGGCGGGCGCGACGGCGCTCGACCTGAAGCGCACGGCGGTGCAGGAAGGGATGAAGACGCTGCGGCAGAGCGGGCTCGAGAAGGTCGCCGAGAAGACGAGCACGC contains these protein-coding regions:
- the pilB gene encoding type IV-A pilus assembly ATPase PilB, coding for MSSRLGDLLQRRGDLTAEQLARALDQQREQGGALSTHLVRLGFITEEKLLSYLQREYRLPVVDLGSLDVPREVLSVVPQALVLKHHLIPTNLVRSTLTLAMADPSNLMAINEVKFLTGYDVKVAVAAPAALQQAIERYYEANTSYQDVLDQIGNEDVELVRTDDDVDLKDLERATEEAPVVRLVNAVMTDAIRKRASDIHIEPYEKVLRIRFRIDGVLYEIMQPPLRLKNAITSRIKVMANLDIAERRLPQDGRIKMKLSGNKEMDFRVSVLPTMAGEKVVLRLLDKSNLQLDMTKLGFEEQALKNFKDAISKPFGMVLVTGPTGSGKTTTLYSALAELNKVTTNISTAEDPVEFNLVGINQVQMHEEIGLNFAAALRAFLRQDPDVIMVGEIRDFETAEIGIKAALTGHLVLSTLHTNDAPSTVNRLLNMGVEPFLVASSVNIILAQRLARVICAHCKEPNPVGVEVLREMGWTGEPFTPCRGAGCSNCGGTGFKGRIALYEVMPMSDAVREQILAGATALDLKRTAVQEGMKTLRQSGLEKVAEKTSTLEEVLRVTMAD